The DNA sequence AAGCCGCCAACCCTTGGGCATGGGGGACGACTCCACCTGTATCGTCACCGGCTGCTTCGCGGCGGGCTGTGCCGCGACCGCCGCCACGCGTTTTCCGAATGTTGGAACATACCCTCCCTTGGGTAGTTCAATTCGTACTTCTTCGTCCTTGCCGGCGGCCGAGTAGTACTCCTCCAGCCGGCTCCTCAACCGCCGTGCCTCCACCCGGACAATCGGGTCCGTCCTCGGGTCATATTCGGTGCTCCGCTGGAAGACCTCCACGCCCAGCACGGACTCCTTCAAACGGTCCGTTTCCCCGCCCAAAGTTCGTTCCACAAGGTAAGTCAGGAACGACGACAACCGGCCGGCGCCCGCGAAACCCGCGCTTTCCACAATCCGCCCCAGCGCCTCGCGGACTTCCTGCGTTGTCGGCTGTTGTTCTGTCATTTCAGTGGGTTACAGCTTGAGTATACCGTTAATCCTACCCTCCGCTACTCACGTTGATGGCTGTTTACACCTCACCATCGGTGCATGCAACACGCCTCCGAACGCTTTCACGCCTTCGACGCTCTCCGCGCCTCCATGATGCTGCTCGGGGTCGCGCTACACAGTGCCACAGCCTACTCCACCTTTCCTGATGTCTGGTGGCTCAAGGATCCCGTTACCAGCCACTGGCTGGATGCGTTCCTCCTCTTCCTCCACTCGTTCCGCCTACCTGCCTTCTTTGTCATGAGTGGCTTCTTCGCCGCACTCCTGATCGGCCGGCGAGGCTGGCAGGGCTTCCTCGAAAACCGGGCCGCCCGCCTGGGCTTGCCGTTCCTCCTGGGGATGCTGTTCCTATACCCCGTCCTCAAGGTCGCCAGCGTCTTCTGTTACTTCCTCGTCCGTCAGCCCGACGCCTGGAATCGGACCCTTGGCTGGCTCGGCGAAGGCCGTCTGGAGCGTGCCATCGAGCCGATGCACCTCTGGTTCCTGGAAATCCTCATGTGGCTGTGCCTCGCCGCCGCCCCCCTGGCTCCGCGCCTCACCCGTTGGCTCGGCCGCACGTGGTTCCGCTCGGTGCTGACCAACCGCTTCGCCCCACTCTTCTGGGGGTTGCTGACCTTCCTGACCCTCCTGCCCATGGAATTCGGCATCCTCGACACACCTCACAACTTCGCCCCGCACTTCCGCATCATTGGCGCGTATGCCGTTTTCTTCGCCTTCGGATGGGGTCTCTACTGCCACCGCGAATCCTTGCCTCTGCTTCGCTCCGCCGGTTGGCCTCACGTTGCTCTGGCGCTCTTGTTCACGTTTTTCACTATCGGCGCCATCGACCGCCAGGTGGCCAACCGCGCCGTTCGCGATTGGCCCGCCTTTCTCGCCACCTGCGCCGGCACCGCCCTCACCGCGTGGTTCATGATCTTCGGCCTCATCGGGCTCTTCCTCCGCTATTGCTCGCAGCCTTCCGCCCGGCACCGCTACCTCTCGGATTCGGCCTATTGGCTCTATATTGTTCATCCGCCGGTCCTGGTCGCCCTGCAGATCCCAATGATGCCGCTGCCGTGGCCAGCCGAGGTCAAAGCACTGATTGGGCTGTTCGCCGCCGTTCCAATCCTGCTCGCCAGCTACCACTACTTCGTCCGCTCCACCTGGATCGGTGTCATCCTGAACGGACGCAAGTACCCGGTACCGGCCCAAACCACCGCAATTGAAACTTGTTTGGAACCCCAAGCATCCGTATAATCGACAGAACCATCAGGAAACCGGCCCGGTCTGCCGATCACTTCTGCAGAGGTGTTTATGGAGATCCTAGGTGACAGACACTTCGTCGAGATTCCGGGCGACAAACTCCACCAGTTGCCGCCCCTTCTCATCCGGGCCGGCGCCGAAGCGGCACGCATGAGCCGGACCATCGAGATGGCCAGCACGCTGATCGAATCAGAGGAAATGCTGGCCCAAATCCCGATGGAACCGCTGGATCAGGAGCGGCGCAAGATGGATCTGGCTATCCAACTTGTCGAGCAGTACCTCGGCCTCATCGAGCACTGGCGCCTGGGTGACTCCATCCTCGACTGGATCCGCCAATGCGAGATGACGTTCGAAATGCGTCAGGACCTTCGCCCGCTGCTGCGCCCCGACGTCTGGCCCCATGCCGGCCGCTCGAGCTTCGTGATGCTGCTGCGCGACAAGGCGGTGGATACCCATGGCATCGCCCCTGAAAACGCCGTAGGCACGCGACTGGCTTTCCGACAGCCACCTCCGCTGAACTGCTTCTCCGATCAGTTCCTTCTGTATCTGAAGGCGACCCTGGCCTCGACCGCCTATAGCACTTGGTCGAACCTCTCGCCCGATCCCACCTCGGCCTTCCCGCCGGAGCGTTTTTCGTTCGAAGTCCACGCGATCTAGCACCGGCCCCCTCCAGCCCGGAGGGGGCTTCCGCGTCTCTTCAGCCTTCTCTCTCACCACCTTGCTACGATGGCAAAGTCTATGCGCATAGCAGTGGTCGGACTTGGCTTCATGGGATTGACCCATCTGAAAGCCTACAAAAGAATCCCCGGTGTCGAGATCGGCGCCGTAAGCTGTAATGAACCAAAGGTCCTGGCCGGAGATCTATCCTCCATCCAGGGCAACCTGGACATCGACGGCGAGGCGGTTGATTTCCAATCCGCCCAGAAATTCGCCGACGCCCTGGAATGTGTGCGGCGGGCCGACGTGGACGCAGTGGACCTCTGTTTGCCCACGGCCATGCACGCGCCCATCGCCATCGAGGCCTTGCGGGCCGGCAAACACGTTCTCGTGGAAAAACCCATGGCGCTCGACGCCGCGCAGTGCGACCAGATGATGGCCGAGGCCGAAAAGGCCGGCCGGCTTCTGATGAGTGCCCAGGTTCTGCGTTTCTTCCCCGCCTACATCCCGCTTATCGAAGCGGCACAGACCGGCAAACTCGGCGAACCCCGCCATGGCCTGTTCCGCCGCCGCTGCGCCGCGCCTGGCTGGAGTGCGTGGCTGGCGAACAAGTCCACTTCCGGCGGCGGCGTCTTCGACCTGCTCATCCACGATGTCGACATGGCCCTCGTCTGCTTTGGCAAGCCCCAGGCCGTCTCCGCCACCGGCTTTGAAGATTTGCCCGGCGGCGTCGACATGCTTACCGCCCAGCTCTACTATCCCAATGGCTTCTCAGTGACGATCACGGGCGGCTGGCATCTGCAATCCAACTATCCGTTCTCGATGGAGTACACGGTGGTCGGCAAGGACGCGGCCATCGAGTACAGCTCCGCCGGACGCCCGCCGCACTGGTACGGCCGTGGAGAGGAGCGCGCCTTGCCGCTCTCTCCGGTCGACGGCTACCAGGCCGAAATCGAGTACTTTGTCCATTGCATTCAGACCGGCTCGAAGCCTGAGCGCTGCACCCCGCAGTCGTCAGCCGACGCCGTGAAATTGACCCGCCTTCTTGAGGACGCGCGGGCCCGCCAAGGAGAGATTCTGCCATGTCAAATTTGACCCTGAAAGATCGCGAAGTCGGCATCTTTTTCTGGGCTGAACCCGATGCCCTGGCCACGCTTCGCACCGTGAAGTCCTGCGGCGTTGTCTCCGGCCAACTGGCCATTGACGGCACAGTGAAGCTCACGCCCGAGACGACGGCCGCCTGGAAGGCCGCCATCGCCACCGAGGACTTCCACGTCTTTACGGTCTTCGCCGCCTACGAAGGCGAGGACTACGCCGATATCCCCACGGTCGTGCGCACCGTCGGCTTCATGCCGGCGGAGACTCGTGCCGCCCGCGAACTACGCACCCGTGAGGTGATCGACTTCGCGGCGGCCTTGGGTGTGAAGAGCTTTGGCTGCCACGTCGGCTTCATCCCCCACGACCCGACTCACCCCGAGTACATCGCCGTCCGCGATCTGGTGCGCCGTATCGCCGACTATGCCGCCACGTTCGGCATGACCTATTGCCTGGAAACCGGCCAGGAGCCGGCCGATCAACTCCTCGCCTTCTTTGGCGATGTGGAACGCGCCAACGTCAAAATCAACTTCGACCCGGCCAACATGATCCTCTACGGTTCGGGCGAACCGGTCGCCGCATTTGAGCTCCTGGCCGGTCAGGTGATCAGCGTCCACGGCAAGGACGGCGACTGGCCCGATGCCGCCAAGCCGGGCTCTCTTGGGACCGAACGCATCCTGGGTGAAGGCTCAGTGAACATCCCCAAGTTCATGGCAGCGCTGAAAGCCAAGGGCTATAACGGCCCTGTCTGCGTGGAATCGGGCGTCCATGGCGAAGAGCAGCGCTGGCAGACGTTGAGCAACGCCGTGAAGCTGCTGAATAGTCTCCGCTAATCAAGAACGCAGAACGGGCCGGGCCGTGGAGGGTGGCATTCCCGCTCTCCGCGGCCCGGCCCGTTTGTTCTCAGCCGCTGAGTCTGAATCGCCCTTCGGATTTCAGTCAGTTTCCGGTGCGCATACCGGCCCGATGTTAGCGGGACTTCCGCCCGAATCGATGCCGGATGGCCACCACACCGGCCAAACCCAATCCCACTAGCGCTGCCGAAGCTGGTTCTGGAACCGGATCCGGTTCCGTATTGCCCAGCACCTGCACGTATGCGAACGCGGAGGCTGAGTATCCGGTCCCAATCAGAATGTCGGGGTCGGTACTAGTAAATGGGTTGGCGCTGTAGAGGTCGTAATAGAAGATCAGAGTGCCGGCCGAGAACGCGCCGGCGGGCACATCTGGAAAGATCTCAATTTGACCGATCCCGGTAGGGATCGAAGAATCATAGGTCTCGGACCACGTGGTGCCAGCGAGATCGTTCACCAGCATCACGAATTGGGTGCTCGCGAAGAACGGCGTGAAGGTGCCAACCGGTGTGATGGTGTCAAAATCCACGCCCGTGAATAGCGCATACTGCGTTGGTTGACCTGGATAGTCCGGCGTGTACGTGATGGTGCCGCCCCACCCAGCCGTTCCACCGGGATAGCCGGTCGCGGCGGGTGACACCGGGAAGACGCCAATGTCCACAATCATGGCTCCCTGCGCGGACACAGTCGCAAGGCAGGCCAAGGCGGCCAAATGAAGGAGTTTGGGTGTTCTGCGCATAGTGAAACCTTATCGGGCGGTTGTAATTGCAATGGTCTGCGGAGCGGCGTTGGCGGCCGCAACCGTCAGGGTGAGGCGAAACGGCGTCGCAATCGGTAGGCTGGTGCAGCCGGAGAAGTCGACCTGCACTGGGTAGGTCGCCGAAGCTGCGGGTGCCAAGGTGGCCGGCCCCAACAGAGGAAGAGAGGAGACCAGCCGGACCGCGGGCGCGCAAGGCACCCCCGAGCTCTGGACGATCGTGGCGTTGGTGATGTTCGGCTGGGCCGCGCTGGCCGTGCCGGAGTTCCGCAGCGCGATGTTGAAGACGCGGGTCCCAGCCGTTCCGGATTTCGAATAGGTAGACAGGATCATACGCGGAACGCCCTGGCTGAAGTTGGCCACGATGGTGACGGGATCGTAGGGGGCTACCTTGTATGGGTTCTGGAAAGACAAACCTGGCCCGTACGACGACGAGAAGCCCTGGAAACTGCACGAAGAGCCAGCCGTAATTGTCGCAGTTGCCGACACTTGACTACCCGGCAAGACCCACTGCTGAGTCGATCCGCCTTGCAAGGTATTCGTGCCGCAACCTGCCGGGCTCACCGCGGCCTTAACCAGTAGTTCACTGATATAGGCCATCGTGTATGTGTGATTGCCCGCCGGGACTACGATCGTTTGGCTGGATCCACTCGGCCCGCCCAACCAACCGTTTCGCCGGTAACGGGCTCCGGGATACTGCGGGAGGGACTCGTCCGGGAAGTTCACCGTGCACGAAAGCCCGACGGCCCAGTCAAAAGTCCGAGGTGTCTGGTAGACGCCAG is a window from the uncultured Paludibaculum sp. genome containing:
- a CDS encoding acyltransferase family protein is translated as MQHASERFHAFDALRASMMLLGVALHSATAYSTFPDVWWLKDPVTSHWLDAFLLFLHSFRLPAFFVMSGFFAALLIGRRGWQGFLENRAARLGLPFLLGMLFLYPVLKVASVFCYFLVRQPDAWNRTLGWLGEGRLERAIEPMHLWFLEILMWLCLAAAPLAPRLTRWLGRTWFRSVLTNRFAPLFWGLLTFLTLLPMEFGILDTPHNFAPHFRIIGAYAVFFAFGWGLYCHRESLPLLRSAGWPHVALALLFTFFTIGAIDRQVANRAVRDWPAFLATCAGTALTAWFMIFGLIGLFLRYCSQPSARHRYLSDSAYWLYIVHPPVLVALQIPMMPLPWPAEVKALIGLFAAVPILLASYHYFVRSTWIGVILNGRKYPVPAQTTAIETCLEPQASV
- a CDS encoding PEP-CTERM sorting domain-containing protein yields the protein MRRTPKLLHLAALACLATVSAQGAMIVDIGVFPVSPAATGYPGGTAGWGGTITYTPDYPGQPTQYALFTGVDFDTITPVGTFTPFFASTQFVMLVNDLAGTTWSETYDSSIPTGIGQIEIFPDVPAGAFSAGTLIFYYDLYSANPFTSTDPDILIGTGYSASAFAYVQVLGNTEPDPVPEPASAALVGLGLAGVVAIRHRFGRKSR
- a CDS encoding Gfo/Idh/MocA family oxidoreductase; the encoded protein is MRIAVVGLGFMGLTHLKAYKRIPGVEIGAVSCNEPKVLAGDLSSIQGNLDIDGEAVDFQSAQKFADALECVRRADVDAVDLCLPTAMHAPIAIEALRAGKHVLVEKPMALDAAQCDQMMAEAEKAGRLLMSAQVLRFFPAYIPLIEAAQTGKLGEPRHGLFRRRCAAPGWSAWLANKSTSGGGVFDLLIHDVDMALVCFGKPQAVSATGFEDLPGGVDMLTAQLYYPNGFSVTITGGWHLQSNYPFSMEYTVVGKDAAIEYSSAGRPPHWYGRGEERALPLSPVDGYQAEIEYFVHCIQTGSKPERCTPQSSADAVKLTRLLEDARARQGEILPCQI
- a CDS encoding sugar phosphate isomerase/epimerase family protein, translated to MSNLTLKDREVGIFFWAEPDALATLRTVKSCGVVSGQLAIDGTVKLTPETTAAWKAAIATEDFHVFTVFAAYEGEDYADIPTVVRTVGFMPAETRAARELRTREVIDFAAALGVKSFGCHVGFIPHDPTHPEYIAVRDLVRRIADYAATFGMTYCLETGQEPADQLLAFFGDVERANVKINFDPANMILYGSGEPVAAFELLAGQVISVHGKDGDWPDAAKPGSLGTERILGEGSVNIPKFMAALKAKGYNGPVCVESGVHGEEQRWQTLSNAVKLLNSLR